gcttaaactcaaccctgagatcgagaatcacatgctctacagactaagccagccaggtgcccctaaattagTGATGttgggatattttcttttttcttttttctttttaatagaaaacctAGACTTATTTGTTAAACTATTACAAAGACAAAACAATTATCATTGAAGTACTGTGAGGACTTCGTCCCAATTTCATTTGTTATGGAAACTGACCTAAGAGGTTAGAAATTAAAGGCTATAACCTAAGAGGTTATAACAAAACAGACTGGTGAAACATGGTGAAAGAAGTAAAAGCTAATCAGAAGCATCCATATTAGTGGTATTTCATGTGGCTAGGATATTTCCCAAGAGGCTCTCTAAAGATGCCTAAATGAATTAACCTGGATCCCAAATTAGTAAAAAGACCTTAATCCCTGTGAAGAACAAGCAGTGGCCAGGATTTCTCTGAgatctctttgtctttctttttaaggggTAAGGGAATCCTTAGGCTCTAAAGGATATATCTTAGAttcagcctccttccttcccatccagTCTACCTATGTCTTCAAGTACCTGCGCATTCTCACCACATAGGCCTGCCAGGTTACAGAAGATGCATATAGTGAAAGCAGGAACTATAGGCCTACTCAGAGGATACCTATACACAAAAGTTTTGGGTAGATGATAAACTACAAATACCCTCTTGGTTAAGTTAATTCACCTTTGTTAATAAAGGTCATAGTTTCTTCTGCTGGTGACAACTTTTTGTCTCAGTATATAGTCTGTCTCAAAAAAAGAACTGGTTCAGGTAaattttggagaaggaaaaagactttCATCAACACCCACTCCACAGTAGAAGAGGCACCAAGTTCTTTAGTTCTTTCCTAGTTATGAGCAGAATCCCACAGCAGCATAAATCATCTTCAGTGATCAACATCTGCATCCTCAAACTGTCCAGCAACTGTTGGTGTAGTGTCTACCTCCATCCCATCTTCATAATCTCTGATTGAATCTTCTGTCCGGACTCCAACCATGTTATATTGGCTGCTCACAGACTGAGAAAGCATTCCTTCTAATCTCTCCAAGGTGGCTTGGCCTTCTGCTGTTAAATGGGATAATCCTTCTTCATAGGTATAAAATGTAGGGATGTCCCCCTGCCCTTGTTCATGTGCTTCCACATCATATTCTTCTCCATCGTAATCATCTGAATCTTCATCCTCAGGATCAGGATGCAAAGCCTGGCATTCACACATTGCAGTGAACATTGCCTCCAATGCTGATTTATCACTAGGCACAAATCTAAATTCAGCAATAGGTtcaacatcatcatcactgtCTTCTTCTTCAGCAACAGATTCTTTTGATTCTTCTCCAAATTTAGCATTCACCATAACATACAAATGCTCTGTGGATAGGCATTTAGGTCCCTGGACATCGCATGCAAGCTAATGGTGGGGTATTCCAGTGAGAATCCTAATCCAGAGCCATCTAACCAAGACAGGTGGATATCTTGCCAAGAGCAACACCTCCCACACCTTTTCACAGAAGAGACAGGCACATTGATGATTCTCACTCAGGGGCCGGAGACTCAAAACCTCTCCGCGATGTAGAGCGTGCCGGTGCCGAGGCCCTTGCCCTTCAGCACAGCCTCGGTCTTGGGCTGCTGCTGCCGAAGCCCCTCGGCCGAGCGGGGCAGCGGGAAACTTTTGAGGAAGCTCATTGCGGCAGGGAGCGCGGAGACATAGGCCAGGAGGGAGCTGCCGCACGGCGACTCCCGATGTTGggatattttcatgtatttgttggccatctgcatgtcttctttgaaagatcatttatctattcatgagagacacagaaagagagaggcagagacataggcagagggagaagcaggctccatgcagggaacctgatgtgggattcaatcccaggaccctgggatcatgccctgaaccgaaggcagatgcactcaactgctgagccacccaggcatccctctgcccgtttttatttttttatttttttattttttttatttttttaaatttttatttatttatgatagtcacacagagagagaggatgggggagagagagagagagagagagagagaggcagagacataggcagagggagaagcaggctccatgcaccgggagcccgacgtgggattcgatcccaggtttccaggatcgcgccctgggccaaaggcaggcgctaaaccgctgcgccacccagggatccccctctgcccgtttttaaataagtatttatttatttttgctattgaattgtatgggttccttatatattttggatattgccccttatcagatatatgatttacaaatatattctacccttcagtaggttgccttttcatttagttggtagtttcctttgctgtgcagaagctttttagttggaTGTCGTCCCATTTGTTTGTCTGCttctgttgcctttgcttttggtattaAATCCAAAAAAGCATCACCAAGACTGTCagggagcttactgcctatgttttcttggattttttgGCTTAAGGTCTTaggttcaagtctttaatccattctgagttgatttttgtgtatgatataagctAGTGGtccccagtttcatttttctgcactgGCTGTCTAATTTTTccaatgccatttattgaagagactgtcctttcctcattgaaaGTTCTTGggtcctttgtcataaattaattggccatatatgcatgggtttatttctgagttctctgttctattctgttaacttatgtgtctgtttttatgccaataccatattgttttgattactatatagCTTTTGTATGATAGTTTGAAATCAGCACAATGCCTCCagtcctgtcctttttttttttatgattgctaGCATGTTGTTATTGATTTATAAGTTTtctacatgttttgttagatttatacttgagtatttcatatttctaagtgattttaaatgattttatattttaaattttgaagtccACATTTTCATTGCAAACAAATACAGTGGGTTTTTGTATTGTATCCTGTTTCCTGTGACTTCATTGAATTCAATTATTAGCTCcaggaggtttttatttttattttattttattattattatttttaaagatttatttatttatttattcatgaaaggcacagagagaggcagagacacaggcagagagaaaagcaggctccccacaaggagcccgatgtgggacttgatcccagactccgggatcatgccctgagctgaaggcagatagatgctcaactgccaagccacccaggcgtcctgaggtttttatgtttttagagattttttggtgatttttcttcataggtaatcatttcatttataaataggggcttttttcttttttattttgtatacctgtcatttccatttcttgcctaattttacattattagaacttctagcactatgttgaataagaattGTGAgaatggatattcttttttttttttaagattttttaaatttattcatgagagacacacatagagagagacagagacacaggcagagggagaagcaggctccatgcagggagcctgatgtgggactcgatcccgggtctccaggatcaggccctgggctgaaggtggcgttaaaccactgagccacccgggatgcccctTGGATATTCTTGCCTGCTGTTAATAttgtctttcaccattaaatataataTGAGTTGTAGTTTTGGTTtagatgctctttatcaagttgaagaagtTCCTGTCTATTCCtgtttctgttcatatttttggCGGaaatgagtgttgaattttgtcaaaaatttttttacattggtTATCATGTAATTTTTAAGATCCTGTTAATGTGAAT
The nucleotide sequence above comes from Canis lupus dingo isolate Sandy chromosome X, ASM325472v2, whole genome shotgun sequence. Encoded proteins:
- the LOC112673186 gene encoding LOW QUALITY PROTEIN: methylosome subunit pICln-like (The sequence of the model RefSeq protein was modified relative to this genomic sequence to represent the inferred CDS: inserted 1 base in 1 codon), coding for MSFLKSFPLPRSAEGLRQQQPKTEAVLKGKGLGTGTLYIAESHLSWLDGSGLGFSLEYPTISLHAMSRDLNAYPXEHLYVMVNAKFGEESKESVAEEEDSDDDVEPIAEFRFVPSDKSALEAMFTAMCECQALHPDPEDEDSDDYDGEEYDVEAHEQGQGDIPTFYTYEEGLSHLTAEGQATLERLEGMLSQSVSSQYNMVGVRTEDSIRDYEDGMEVDTTPTVAGQFEDADVDH